CCAAACTGGTAAACCTTTATTTTAACTATATATGTGTACGTGTATGTATGTGGCTATATACGGACGCGCGCGTATATGCATCCTACTCGTTTATTCGATCTCTTACACATTCCATGCATGTGTGCCTACAACTATATATACGTGCGTACATGTGTAGACGACGACGTGCTACGCATGCAGAGTAAGCACACGACGTATATAAATATGATGGGCCGGCGATTAAGATGTCGAGATCagccggcggcacggcggcggctggtgtCGTAAGCCCCGGTGAACCTggggccgccggagccggactGGCGCTGGCAGTTGAAGTACATGGCGGCGACGGGCGCGCCGAGGTTGTAGCGGCGGACGAAGCCACGGGTGTTGAAGTTGTGGCGCCTCGACGGCGCGAACACCGTCTCCCGCCCGAGCTGCCGGAACAGCATCAGCACCATGCGGTGGATGCCCGTCTCCGGGGAAGGGGGCTCGTAGCATGCCAGCTCACGGCCTGCATGCAAAGAATAATTAATCCAGTAACTCAGCTGATGATGATGTACCAAAAATAATCACTCTCAAAATATATAATAACTACCGGCCACTTTGCTCTTTGCAGTTGAGTTCGATACTGTAAGATGTAGACAAACAACTTGTTCtgctggctgtggctgatggctggtgttGGTTTGctatgagagaaaagtactgctggctggctggtggcggtgctggtttagtgtgagagaaaagcacTGCTGATGGTTGCCAGTAGAACGGAGCGAAAGAGTGATGCACCAATCAAATATTTCGAACAATGGGTCAGTATGCATATATTCTATGCACCACTTGTGCTGAATTCATCCATTGCACTGGCTCGCCTCATCCGTTTTACACCCACTTTTTGCTATTTTCTACTAAAATATTATGTTTCAACTGCCACTAATTTTAGCATCATCTCAAAAGTGTATTGAATACAAGTATATATTGATATACTTTTGTTTTACTATTTCAAATCAATATACACCTTAAACTAATGAAAACAAAAGCAATACAGTATAATGGGTGATGGATCAGCATGCGTGTATGCATATATTGTACATATATAAATCATAGAAGTAGACATGTACGTTTACTTGTTTCAAAAATTAGAATGCTTGCAGGTGTACTAACCGTATGTATTGTCAGTTGATGCTGGTATGTCAGTCACCATCCTGCATGGAAACATGAATTGATTGGAAGTTAGCGCTCCTTGATGTGCAAACTGTATATAGAACAATCTGATAAAAAGAAGAATACAATTTTTACAACGATCATCATCAACTTATGTCGTACATCTCATATTTAAATGTGAATGCAATACATTGGGAATTTCACTGAAATTTTGTGAACTTTAATGTTTCTGGTGGGGGAGGAAATAATACAAACCAAAAAATGCATTGTTGTGCCTTGCTCTTTGTGCTATTGTTACAGATCGACATGCTATTCTAGATTGATGTGTTCTTTAGGGTACGTGTCTCATGTCTTCCTACTCATTTCATGGATAGGCATGGCCATGTTAAACCCTTTGAAACTTAAATTACTCAACAATCAGTATATTGTACAAGTCTAGATTAGAGTTCGCCAAATTCAGTGTTTTCGCCAACAagctaaaaaaattcaaaccctAATATACATGCACTGAAATTATGGGGAATCACATCTGCATATATAGTACTAAGATATTGTATGTGAGCAAAACAAACCCAACAATAATGGTCTGGGATTGCCCTCACCAGTGCAGGTACTCCCTCAACGTTGGGTTGCTTGGGTTAGGAGCATCGGGATCGACCATCACCTGTTGGCACAATTTTATGCAAAGTTACCACACTAaattaattaaatatatattgcgcccaaaaaaaattaattacatatatatcaACCACAACAAAGTAAAGTTATCCACGTAGCACCAGCATCTAAATTTAACTTGTCAACAATAATCAACATGTCATGAGTTTACCATGGTATATGCAACGCCATAGTCATCTCCTCCAATCTCGACCGTCGGCCTATTGGACACCGCCGCAGAGCGCAACTCCATGCCACTGATAATAGGATCACCATTAAATAGGACCATCAGATCAGCACTGGTGTTAAAGGGGTCCAAGACATCTCCTATGACACGAGCTGTAACCAAGGAATCGCTAGCTGCCATTTCCAGTATTGCTTCAACTGCTATATATAGGAGTCTTTGGAGAGTACTGTGGGCCTTGCTTGTAGGTATAAGCTAGCTGAGAGGGTGGTACTATACTTATATATGGAGCGAGAGGGTCAAAGGTCAAGCTAGCATACCATGAGAAAACAACTGGCTTTAATTTGGAATCTTTTGGACGGAACCTGGCCTCTGCTGTGAGAACTAAAGCTTGGAGATTGCTGGATATTCCCCCGGGCCCCTTTGATGGGCGGTGATGAAGTATTCTCCTTGCAAGTGGGACGTAACGGTCAATTCTCATGGGCCGGGGTCAGTAATCAGAATGGTtaaaacactactagaaaacacgccaaaggtcttggccaaaggtaccagctgcttttgcaaccggtactgatgtaccggttgcaaaagcagctggtacctttggccaacGGCGATCAAAGGTATGGGGTTTGGTACCAGGTTAAAGCATTATCTGATACCAAAACCCTAGTATAGGCACCGGGCACCGattggtggcaccaaccggtgcctaaagggcggacaatggcaccgggttttgcattgacccggtgccgccacgtgcccacaacaaaaGCACCGGTTGTtaacttcaaccggtgcctatgcctattgtttggcaccggttgttgagcaccaaacggtgcctttgagccacgcctataaataccacaacccctcccccctccaagctgccgtgaactcactgttcatggcagctgagtgaggggaagggaggcgaatttttgttttttttcaaaaaaggttagatatttttctccataacttagcaattggtttttagaagcagttatcacttaatttagtttatacatgtgataattatttttagttgtagcattttattgtagttatatgcgttatcaatttatttgatatgtgaatactatcaaattattgtatttatatgttttatcaatttatttgataagtgaatagtatctatttattatagttatatgcattatcaattatatatttgaattcaaattttgtatggaaatattatcaattacatatgtaagggtgctttatttagttcccttcaaaattgcaaaactttacaagattccacattcgAGATGCATGTTGCGCCAATTCGAGACCCGCAGCTCAGCTAGACCAGAAGGCCACATGTGTcgtttcttgtacaaaaatataaagttacATATAGAaaacaaagtttttacacagtcatgcagtcagaaggccatatgcatcgttataattttgtagttcagttttattaatagcgtattcaatattagttataaattggtagtatgaatgaattatttgtacactacaatgatgtatataaatgtatcgtggacccagatgagtcggcaatggatgtacatggccgactgcgttcaaaggagttcattgatggcgtgcatgaattcatagaagcggccgagaaacacaagtatggcggttttgttcgttgtccatgcaaattctgtaagaatgagaaagattactcatcatcaagaaccatccacaatcacttgttcaatagtggtttcatgccgaactactatgtttggaccaagcatggcgaaagaggaattatgttggataataatgtagaagaagaggataggattcctgactttgcagccaattataatgcctttttcaatgacactgcaacgggtgagcctgaagaagatactgaaggatacattgtagaagatgatctttgtcagatgctgcgcgaaactGAGGAAGGTtgtgaaacagaaaaggaatcgagagatctgaagcgtatgttggaggactacaaaatattgttgtaccttgattgcaaacaagaccaaaagaagttgggtacgacattggaattgttgcaatggaaggcatcaaatggtttgtctgacaagggattcgaggagttgctgaaacttataaaaaacttactccctgag
This sequence is a window from Panicum virgatum strain AP13 chromosome 7K, P.virgatum_v5, whole genome shotgun sequence. Protein-coding genes within it:
- the LOC120640067 gene encoding protein FLOWERING LOCUS T-like → MAASDSLVTARVIGDVLDPFNTSADLMVLFNGDPIISGMELRSAAVSNRPTVEIGGDDYGVAYTMVMVDPDAPNPSNPTLREYLHWMVTDIPASTDNTYGRELACYEPPSPETGIHRMVLMLFRQLGRETVFAPSRRHNFNTRGFVRRYNLGAPVAAMYFNCQRQSGSGGPRFTGAYDTSRRRAAG